Sequence from the Amycolatopsis sp. NBC_00345 genome:
CCTGGTCCATGTTGCGGCGGGCCCAGCGGTCCAGCAGCTCCAGCGGCTCGGACAGGTTGCGGCCCAGCGTGGTCAGCTCGTACTCCACCCGCGGCGGGATCACCGGGTACGCGGTGCGGGTGAGGATGCCGTCGCGGACCAGGCTGCGCAGGGTCTGCGTGAGCACCTTCTGCGAGATGCCCTCGACGCGCTTGCCGACCTGGGTGAAGCGCAGCGGGCCGTCCACGAGGGCGCCGACGATGAGCACCGTCCACTGGTCGCCGATGCGGTCGAGCAGCTGCCGGGTCGGGCAGTCGCGGTCGTACGGGTTCCCCAGCATGCAGCCGCTCCTCACTTTCCCATGGAGAGTAACAGCCTCAGGCGGACTCCAGCAGCGCCGTGAACAGCACGCGCAGGTGCCGCCGGGCGCGGCCCCAGCGGGCCTCCAGGTCCTCCTGGTCGCGGGTGGCCCAGCTGGCGATGAGGATGCCGCGGATCACGTCCATGGCGGTGTACACGGAGTGCAGGAACTCGCCGTGGTTCGCCTGCTCCGGCAGCACGGCCCGGCCGAACGCGACCAGGCTCTCGGTGGCGATCGGCTCGACCAGCGCCATCTGGCGGCGCAGCTCGTCGTCCGTGCGCGAGGCGACCCACAGCTCGACGGTCGCGGTGAAAACCGGGCCCTGGTGCATCTCCCAGAGCAGCTGCAGCGCGTCGCCGACCG
This genomic interval carries:
- a CDS encoding winged helix-turn-helix transcriptional regulator, whose product is MLGNPYDRDCPTRQLLDRIGDQWTVLIVGALVDGPLRFTQVGKRVEGISQKVLTQTLRSLVRDGILTRTAYPVIPPRVEYELTTLGRNLSEPLELLDRWARRNMDQVSAAREAFDAEHTPASA
- a CDS encoding TetR/AcrR family transcriptional regulator, yielding MRVRLLDATIDCLVEYGYAGTTTTRVAVRAGVTRGAQVHHFPTKADLVTSAIRHLAEKRTEVAMAELDRLRASADPVGDALQLLWEMHQGPVFTATVELWVASRTDDELRRQMALVEPIATESLVAFGRAVLPEQANHGEFLHSVYTAMDVIRGILIASWATRDQEDLEARWGRARRHLRVLFTALLESA